Within the Topomyia yanbarensis strain Yona2022 unplaced genomic scaffold, ASM3024719v1 HiC_scaffold_30, whole genome shotgun sequence genome, the region cagaagaaaatagtcgccctgaaaagggcgttttttttttcagctcGGGCGAAGCGGGATTTAAGTTGCTGCGGAGGCCCTCTTTTCAGTCTTCTTCGGCAGCAGTACGGCCTGTATGTTAGGCAACACGCCACCCTGGGCAATGGTCAcaccggagagcagtttgttcagctcttcgtcatttcgaatggccagctgcagaTGACGGGGGATGATTCTGGTCTTTTTGTTATCGCGGGCAGCGTTTCCTGCCAGCTCCAGTACTTCGGCGGCAAGATATTCCATTACAGCTGCCAAGTAGACGGGTGCTCCGGCACCGACACGTTCAGCATAATTTCCCTTCCTCAGCAGACGGTGAATTCGGCCAACAGGGAACTGGAGACCGGCACGAACTGAGCGGGATTTTGGCTTTCCCTTCACTTTTCCTCCTTTACCGCGTGCAGACATTGTCGTAGGTTTATCGCTGTGCGCGTTCGTGTGTAGTCACGTAGACAATACGAGTAACACTGATGCCactcgcgttttttttttttttttttcacgttcaatcatttattgtttcaattccTTTTTACATATctgaatattttacatttcaaGTGATTCaaaatataactatttttttttcatctttgTTTTTGGTTATTTACATTTGGTTTCGTTATTAGCATAGCCTAATCGGTTATTTTCAACTTATGTTGAATGATAGAGTGCCTTACACTAAACTAACTACTAATCTAACTACTATTCTAACTACAATACTAAGTCTTGTATCATTCGATACTCTGAGTTTTCACATTTGGTGGTAAAATTTTCATAAgattttcttattgtttcttCGATCGTTTCCACATTCGCTAATCTGTGTATATCCGCTATCCGTGTTCGCCAAGGTAG harbors:
- the LOC131695128 gene encoding histone H2A-like, encoding MSARGKGGKVKGKPKSRSVRAGLQFPVGRIHRLLRKGNYAERVGAGAPVYLAAVMEYLAAEVLELAGNAARDNKKTRIIPRHLQLAIRNDEELNKLLSGVTIAQGGVLPNIQAVLLPKKTEKRASAAT